From the genome of Nasonia vitripennis strain AsymCx chromosome 1, Nvit_psr_1.1, whole genome shotgun sequence, one region includes:
- the LOC116415849 gene encoding uncharacterized protein LOC116415849, producing MENCFWKICLIIAFLMTGVVSRESRLLIYEKDVPDKPDIILLTEGNNEVTPAICRIESSELISTYNYFQQHKTYYQIPPHTRTFTCRQPWCVSNRGGGRDRYGSNRLIQKQLSRFRSLCYDARKHSILHFYSVDGSGIIKHHLRVLEKTPVRFANTDINFRLRDFAYDWITKNVYINGHKRINVANLENPELFKEIISNRKENTNLRVHPNKGYLFFMDANRRSIKCGARNWKMKIRILE from the exons ATGGAAAATTGTTTTTGGAAGATTTGTCTAATTATTGCTTTTCTAATGACTGGTGTTGTATCTCGCGAATCGCGTTTACTAATAT atgaaaaggatgttCCAGATAAGCCCGATATAATTTTGCTCACAGAAGGGAATAACGAGGTTACACCTGCAATTTGTCGAATCGAAAGTTCTGAACTAATATcaacatataattattttcaacaacATAAAACTTATTACCAAATTCCTCCGCATACCAGAACATTTACATGTAGACAGCCTTGGTGTGTATCAAATCGAGGAGGAGGCCGTGATCGTTACGGTTCTAACCGTTTAATACAGAAGCAATTGTCGAGGTTCAGAAGTCTTTGTTACGATGCAAGAAAACATTCGATCTTGCATTTTTATAGTGTCGATGGCTCTGGCATAATTAAACATCATCTTCGCGTTTTAGAAAAAACACCCGTTCGATTCGCAAATACCGACATAAACTTCAGGTTAAGAGATTTTGCTTACGATTGGATTACGAAGAACGTATACATTAACGGGCATAAGCGTATAAATGTTGCCAACCTCGAAAATCCGGAGCTATTTAAGGAAATCATATCTAACAGAAAAGAAAATACGAATTTGAGGGTGCATCCGAATAAGGGCTACCTCTTTTTCATGGATGCTAACCGTAGAAGTATTAAATGCGGCGCAAGAAATTGGAAAATGAAGATAAGGATTTTAGAATAA
- the LOC107981326 gene encoding low-density lipoprotein receptor-related protein 2 gives MKQNLVKIGIILIATIASISTSFFEPTGKVSHIHVINSCSLRYEREVADKPNLFVIVANVPGLCHINSTSSSSVNTFGHQIIPCNDHHPSDSYKLSQANRPRLLLSPHNFLKMETFRGINYDASKESIYYASNAIGDREAVKIVKRNFSSSVVEIIFDNTLFVSVDKDSRRKFEVTDLSFDWITGNVYMNTRKSILVINELKSKHPITIIDNRSEIISPVVHPNEGYLYFFDAQLHSGERRNCARNAIYRSNQDGSNIEQITPTDDKEISTLAIDFHADRLYWSEPSSEVIKHSKLDGSDVKSFRTGLLYVGLYNGALGSIAIDKDYIYYISKSPNTVQRHKKINDEKDETFKLKANQETPIVELMVYDPDAQQVREDHPCLSNNGGCQKFCFVRSQNDGKLKRSCKCSDGEVLADDEVSCHVI, from the exons ATGAAGCAAAATCTCGTAAAAATCGGTATCATCTTGATCGCGACTATTGCGTCCATTAGTACATCATTCTTTGAACCGACAGGCAAGGTTTCGCATATTCACGTAATAAATTCGTGTTCCTTACGAT ATGAAAGAGAAGTTGCGGACAAACCGAACCTTTTTGTAATTGTAGCCAATGTACCCGGGCTTTGCCACATCAATAGTACTAGTTCAAGCTCAGTAAACACTTTCGGTCACCAAATAATACCTTGCAATGACCATCATCCTTCTGACTCTTACAAGTTATCACAAGCTAATCGGCCACGTTTGCTTCTGTCTCCCCATAACTTTTTGAAAATGGAAACTTTCAGAGGTATCAATTATGATGCTTCAAAAGAATCAATATACTATGCCTCTAATGCAATAGGCGATCGCGAAGCAGTAAAAATAGTCAAACGTAATTTCAGTAGTTCAGTGGTCGAAATTATATTCGATAACACTCTTTTTGTATCCGTTGATAAAGATTCTAGACGAAAATTCGAAGTAACCGATTTAAGTTTTGACTGGATTACTGGTAACGTTTATATGAATACCCGGAAATCTATTTTAGTGATTAACGAATTAAAATCGAAACACCCGATCACAATAATTGACAACAGATCAGAAATCATAAGTCCAGTCGTGCATCCAAATGAAGGTTACCTTTATTTCTTTGATGCTCAACTCCATTCCGGTGAGCGTAGAAACTGTGCGAGAAACGCAATCTATAGATCCAATCAAGATGGTTCTAATATCGAGCAAATCACCCCAACAGATGATAAGGAAATTTCAACTCTGGCTATCGATTTTCATGCTGATCGTCTATACTGGAGTGAACCTTCATCAGAAGTCATCAAACATTCAAAACTTGATGGTAGCGATGTTAAGAGCTTCCGTACCGGTTTGCTATACGTCGGTCTTTACAATGGAGCCTTGGGTTCAATCGCCATTGATAAAGATTACATTTACTACATTAGCAAATCCCCGAATACAGTACAAAGGCACAAGAAAATCAATGACGAAAAAGATGAGACATTTAAACTTAAAGCAAACCAAGAGACTCCGATTGTCGAGCTAATGGTCTACGACCCTGACGCGCAGCAAGTGCGCGAGGATCACCCTTGTCTTTCAAATAATGGTGGCTGCCAGAAATTCTGTTTTGTCCGGTCTCAGAACGATGGAAAGTTGAAAAGGAGTTGCAAATGCAGTGATGGAGAGGTACTGGCCGACGATGAAGTTTCTTGTCATGTAATATAA